In one Oryza glaberrima chromosome 2, OglaRS2, whole genome shotgun sequence genomic region, the following are encoded:
- the LOC127762507 gene encoding uncharacterized protein LOC127762507 — MATKEFDELALDGTNYPIRASNIKINFASRGILNTIEEPNDGDPEIEPRKLNTALFLLRLYIHKDLKHEYMLETSPLNLWKALKERYDQQKELIWPEANYEWVHLRLQDFKTMAEYNHAVHNICSKLKFCEQEPTEAKKIEKTLSTMLPEDRILTQQYRTNNFQKHSLLIHTLTQAERHHELSLKNAQQRPPGSAPLPEVHFNVQNNAKNKKGFKGNSSNNPKNLTGKRKRNNNRRKFKDRKKGKGKDKAPQPRSNGNKHCNMCGSDTHVAKDCRIPKHLVLLYQKSLKDKKSSENPRFEAHFNLTHEERLEVASSHQAPVELESNINVLPEDVAPLSAMDDMFIEYCSTDPLGDLQ; from the coding sequence ATGGCAACAAAAGAGTTTGACGAACTCGCCCTCGATGGGACTAACTATCCCATCCGGGCTTCtaatatcaaaatcaattttgccTCTCGGGGGATTTTAAATACAATTGAGGAACCCAATGATGGGGACCCGGAAATTGAGCCCAGGAAGCTCAATACAgccctttttcttttgagacTCTACATTCACAAGGATCTCAAACATGAATACATGTTAGAGACGAGCCCTCTCAACCTTTGGAAAGCTCTAAAAGAGCGTTATGATCAGCAAAAGGAACTCATTTGGCCTGAGGCTAATTATGAGTGGGTTCATTTACGCCTACAGGACTTTAAAACTATGGCAGAATACAACCATGCTGTTCATAACATTTGTTCCAAGTTGAAGTTTTGCGAACAAGAGCCAACGGAGGCAAAGAAGATAGAAAAAACTCTATCAACTATGCTTCCGGAGGACAGGATACTGACTCAACAGTATCGCACTAACAATTTCCAGAAACATTCTCTGCTTATACATACATTGACTCAGGCAGAAAGACACCATGAGCTTTCTTTAAAGAATGCCCAACAGCGCCCACCGGGCTCTGCTCCACTGCCTGAGGTGCACTTCAATGTACAGAATAATGCTAAGAATAAGAAAGGATTCAAGGGAAATTCTTCGAATAATCCTAAGAATCTGACTGGAAAGCGCAAACGCAACAACAACAGGCGCAAATTCAAGGAtcgaaagaaaggaaaagggaaggaTAAGGCACCACAACCTCGTAGCAATGGCAACAAGCATTGCAACATGTGTGGATCTGACACTCATGTCGCTAAAGACTGCCGCATCCCGAAACATCTTGTTCTCTTGTACCAAAAATCCCTCAAGGACAAAAAGTCTTCTGAGAACCCAAGATTTGAAGCCCACTTCAATCTTACACATGAAGAGCGCCTTGAGGTTGCAAGTTCTCACCAGGCTCCTGTTGAACTAGAGAGCAACATCAATGTTCTCCCAGAAGATGTCGCTCCACTCTCTGCGATGGACGATATGTTCATCGAATACTGCTCAACGGACCCACTTGGAGATTTGCAATGA